A segment of the Symmachiella macrocystis genome:
CATGCCGACGACATTGTCCCGGCGGAAACATTGGAAGAGGTGAATAGCCAAGTCGAGGCTGCGGGGGCAACTCCTGCGAGTTCCGCCCGACCACGTCCGGCGACGGCCAACACGATGTTATTGGGTATTACCAAGGCGGCTGTTCAAAGTGAAAGTTTCATTTCGGCGGCCAGTTTCCAGGAAACCACCAAGGTACTGACCGAGGCGGCGTTGGCCAGCAAGAGCGACAATCTGGTCGGTCTGAAGGAGAACGTGATTCTGGGGCACTTGGTGCCGGCGGGTACCGGTTTTTATACGCACCAGCAAGCGGAAGTTCGTATCAAGCCCGAAGCTCTGCAAGAGTTGAAGGAAGAAAAAGAACGGATCTTGCAGGCGCGGTTTAACCTACTCAACGAGGGGGATGAATTGCCGGCCGGTGAGGCACGTCCGCTTCAGCCACCGCAACCGCCTCAGCCACCCCAACCGGCTGAGCCGCAGTCCGATCCGCAACCTCAGTCTCTGCCTCAAGGGAGTAGTGAATCACCCATCATTCCGGATGAGGCGATGGACGTCTCGCGAGGAGAAGCGGGCGGTGCAGCAGCTCCGGAGAGTGGTGAGTGAGCGGAAACCATAGGAAAATCAACCAAGATCCGACCTGTTCCGGCGGGATTCCCGCCGGGACCATTGACGCTGGCAGGCAATCACTATAGATTGCTACATTCGCGCAACTGTCCGATTTCGTCTCACGATCCGTGCAGTGCGTCGAAGGTTCCCCCAGTTTGTAAACGGTTTCGGTCATTTTTGTTGTCCGGCAACCGCGTTATTTAATATCGATTCAATTCATAGCAAAACGTTGACAACCAGACTCCAGGTTCCCAGGCGCGAGTTGATCTCGCGGTGCGGCCGACGCTTGAAACACAGCAATGCCGGGCCGGGACACTTGTTGGAGCAGCCTACGAAACGGTTCGGGTAAAGTTCATGCCGACGATCAATCAGCTCATTCGAAAACCCCGCAAAAAGCAGGTCCAAAAGAGCAAGACTCCGCTATTGGAAACTTGCCCGCAGAAGAAGGGCGTTTGCTTGCAGGTCAAAACGATTACACCGAAAAAGCCGAACTCGGCTTTGCGGAAAGTGGCACGTGTGCGACTTTCGAATGGGAAAGAGGTCACAGCCTATATCCCGGGTGAAGGCCACAACCTGCAGGAACACTCGATCGTGTTGGTGCGGGGTGGACGTGTTCGCGACTTGCCGGGTGTGCGGTACAAAGTCATTCGTGGTGTGCTCGATACCTTGGGCGTTTCCGATCGCCGTCAAGCCCGTAGTCGTTACGGAAACAAGCGGCCTAAATAGATCGGCCGCCGCAGGCAATGCCGACAGGTCGATTCGCACAGTGTCGACGTGTCCGGGCTCAGGGGTCAATCAACAGCGCTGCCGTCCAGTGGGGACCGGGTGGCGAATACGCGTTGCAGCCGAATTCAAACAGATAACTCGCAGAAGGTTGAGAATTTAAGATGGCCACTCGATTCACCGCCAGCCGGACCCAGTTGCGTCCCGATCCTCGTTGTGGATCAATTTTGGCATCCAAGTTCATCAACTGCTTGATGTGTGACGGCAAAAAGAGCGTCGCACAAGGCTTGTTTTACGGAGCGCTCGACATCATCAAAGAGCGAGCCCCCGAGCAAGAGCCGATCGAAGTCTTCAACGCAGCCGTCGAGAACGTGAAGCCGTCGGTGGAAGTGCGTTCTAAACGGGTCGGTGGTGCGACCTACCAGGTGCCGACTCCGGTAAGCCCCAAACGTCAACAGACGCTCGCCATTCGTTGGATTCTGGAAGTGACTCGCGGAAAACGGGGTCGTCCGATGGCGAATCGCTTGGCTGACGAATTGCTGGCCGCCTACCGTCGTGAGGGCGCCGCGATGACCAAACGAGAAAACGTCCACCGTATGGCTGAAGCGAACAAGGCGTTTGCCCACTTCGGCTACAGCCGTCGCTAGAAAAACTTGATATTCCCCGCCGTTTGGCGGCGGACGAATTTAAACGCGGGACTTGTGAAAAAGTCCCGCGTTGCTTTTTGCGCGGATGTAGTTGGGCAGCGGGCCGTTTGGGCAGCTTGTGGTTTTACTGGACAGTCGATATGAACATTATCCTGTGGCTGGTTGAACCATTTCGCTAGCTTGCGTGTCCGATGCGCTTTGTTGCGATTGCTCGGTGCTTTTTATTGTCATTCATGCCTAAGATGCGGATCCATGTCCAGACTCATAGAACATCTCCGGAATATCGGGATCATTGCCCATATCGACGCGGGTAAAACGACCACCACCGAGCGGATCTTGTACTACACAGGGTCATCGCACCGCATGGGGAGCGTCGATGACGGCACCACTGAAACCGACTTCAATCCCGAGGAGCAGGAGCGGGGGATCACGATTTTCTCAGCTGCCGTCACCTGCACCTGGCGCGATACGACGATCAACATCATCGACACGCCGGGGCACGTGGATTTCACGGCCGAGGTCGAGCGCAGCTTGCGAGTTCTAGACGGCGGCGTGGTGATCTTTAGCGCCCGCGAAGGGGTCGAGGCGCAAAGTGAGACTGTCTGGCGGCAGGCTGACAAATATCGGGTGCCGCGGATTTGCTTCATCAACAAGATGGACCGAATCGGTGCGGATTTTCAGCGTACGTTTCAACAAATCAAGAACCGCCTCAATGCGAATCCGATTGCGATTCAGCTGCCGATGGGGGCGGGCTCACCCCCTGACCCGCAGGCCTTTAGCGGGATCATTGATCTGATTGAGCAAAAGGCGATTTACTTCGACGCGGAATCCCGTGGGGAGAACTTCCGGACCGAGGAGATTCCCGCTGAGTACCAGGAGGCGGCCAAGAGCGCGCGGTCGCAACTGCTGGAGGCGATCGCCGAGCTCGATGAGCAGGTCCTGGAGAGCTATCTTGAGACCGAAGACATCCCTGTCGAGGATATTCACCGATTGCTGCGGCAAGGGACAATCTCCGGTCAACTTCAGCCGGTCATGTGTGGCTCGTCGCTGGACTACATTGGTGTGCAGCCGTTGTTGGACGCGGTTTCATTGTATTTGCCCAGTCCGCTCGATCGTCCCCCGGTGCAGGGGGAAAATATGACCCCTAAGAAAAAAGGGGAGATCGAAGTTCGCAAGCCCTCGCCGACGGAGCCGTTTTGCGGGTTGGTCTTTAAGATTCAAAGCGATCAGCATGGCGATTTGTGCTTTGTGCGGGTCTATTCCGGCGTGTTGAAAAGCCGCTCGCGGGTTTTGAATCCGCGGACTGGAAAAAAAGAACTGGTGAGCCAGTTGTGGCACATCCAAGCCTCCAGCCGCGAAAAAGTTGACGAGGTCTCGGCTGGTGACATCGTCGGTGTGGTGGGCCTCAAAGAGACTGTCGTTACGGGGGACACGCTTTGTGCGCAGCAGCATCCGATGCTGCTGGAGAGTATTGTCTTCCCTGAGACGGTGATCTCGACGGCTGTCGAACCGGAATCGAGTGCGGACCGTAAGAAATTGGCCCAAACGCTGGCGATCCTAGCCCGGCAAGACCCGACCTTTACGGCTGTGACCAACGAGGAAACGGGACAAACCATCATCAGCGGGATGGGTGAGTTGCACTTGGAAGTCATCCAACACAGCCTGGAGCGAGATTTTCACCTGAAAATCCGCACGCACAAGCCCCGCGTCAGTTACCGCGAGACTATTCGTAAGTCGATTACGGTGACTGGTGAGTTTAATCGACAGGTCGCCGGCGTCCCTCAATTTGCCCAGGTGCAATTGAGGGTTGAGCCATTCCAGGGCGAATCTAGCTTAACATTCGAAGACGAGTTGAAGCCGAATGAATTTCCTTCGCAGTTAGCCAATCTGGCTCGCCAGGCGGTCAAGGATGAGGCCAGCGGGGGTGGCGTGCTGGGATATCGCTTGGCGGACGTCAAGCTCACGCTGCTGGGCATCAAATATAGTGATTCGGATGACGTGGAGTCGGTGGTGTTGGCTGCGGCTATCGATGCGGTCCGAGCCGCTTTAACCGATACGAATGTCTTGCTCCTGGAGCCGATTATGAAGCTCGAGGTGGTGACTCCGGACGAGTTTTTGGGGAACATTACCGCTGATTTGCACTCCCGGCGAGCCACAATTCTTAATAGCGAGCAGCGGGAGCATTTGCGGGTGGTCAATGCAGAGGCCCCACTGGCGGCAATGTTTGGCTATTCCACCCAGATCCGCAGCTTGTCGACCGGTCGAGCATCATATTCTATGGAGCCGCTGCGTTACGGGGAGGCTCCGCCGGAGATTTTGAAGGAGATGTTGGGCTAATCGAAGGGCAAATGGGTGTAGTTTGTGGTTGAAAGCGGGTCGCAGGGGCCTGGAATTCACAAAGATTTGAAATAAACAAAAGTCGTGGGTCACTTTATTGACAAAAGTATTCTAGACCACTACCATTGCGAAATTTCCCGCCCAAAGTGCGGGGAAATTGTCGTTATTGGTGTAGGCATAAACTGTTAGCGAAGGATGGTTTGAGTGGCCGGCAAGAAGCAAGAAAAAATCCGAATCCGCATGGAGGCGTACGATCACTCGGTGCTTGATCAATCAGCATCGGAAATCGTCAACACGGCAAAGCGGACCGGAGCCGATGTCCACGGACCAATTCCCCTTCCGACGCGGATTGAGCGTTACACGGTGCTGCGGAGTCCGCACGTGAACAAAAAATCTCGCGAGCAGTTTGAGATCCGGACGCATAAGCGTTTGGTGGACATTGTGCAGCCAACGGGGAAGACAATCGACGCGTTGAATAAGTTGTCTCTTCCGGCTGGTGTGGATATCAAGATTAAGGCGGCTGCTGCGGGTCGCTGATCGGCCGTTTGGCTGTGAAGTGGTGGCGGTTGGCTGTTCTGCGTCTTGTTGGGCCCGGTTGCCTGGGTTCGGCGGGCGTGTTTCGCGCTGGCGGTTGGCTTGGGCTCTGGGGTATCCCCTGGAGTTGCTCCTCGGGTTTCGACTGGCTTGTGTTGCTTCGGCGATATCGGTCCATGTCTGCGGGGTTGCTGTGGTCTTCAGGCTGGGCGGCAATTCTGCTTGTGGTTATTTATTGTTGGTTGTGAAATATTTCGTATAGCGTTGCAGGGATTTGAGGCACGATCATGTCAGTTGGACTACTGGGGCGCAAAATCGGCATGACGCAGGTCTATAACGAGGCGGGCGATATTACGCCCGTGACGGTCATTCAGGCCGGACCTTGTGTGGTGCTGCAGGTTCGCACGTTGGAACGCGATGGCTACGAGGCTGTGCAGGTCGGGTTTGGTGACAAGCCGCGGCGGTTGGCTCGGCAGTCGGAACGCGGGCACGTAGCGGCGATCAAAAGCAAGCGGTCCAAGGCTCGTGCGGCTGCGGGTGTTGAGTTGCCGGCGAAAGCGGATTGTGAACCAAAGCGGTTTGTGCGTGAGTTTCGTACAGACGGAGAAAGTTGCGATTGCGAAGTTGGTCAGGAGTTGACCGTTGATCTGTTTGCGGACGTATCTAATGTGGACGTGATTGCGACAAGCAAGGGGCGTGGGACGGCGGGTGTCATGAAGCGGCACAATTTTGCCGGCCAGCGTGCCAGTCACGGTGTGAAGCGTGTGCATCGCCATGGTGGATCGATCGGGCAGAGTGCTGATCCGGCACGCGTGATTAAAGGGACAAAAATGGCGGGTCGCTACGGCAACGCTCGCATTACGGTTCGGAATCTCGAGTTGACGCGAGTCGACGGCGAGAATGGGTTGTTGCTGGTGGCCGGTTCGGTTCCCGGCCCCAAGGGTGGCTACGTGGTGATTCGGAAAACAAACAAGCTGGGCTAGTCATTTTGCGGCTTGGCTCGGGCGTTTCAGGCAGTTGATTCCATACAGTTAAACGTGCACGTTATTGAGAGTAGTGAGTTATGATTTCTCTTCCGATTCGCGACAAGTCCGGGCAAGAAGTGGGGACGTATGAGTTCGACCCCGCTGACTTGGCGCCTGGTGTGAACCGGCAGTTGCTCCATGATGTGGTTGTGATGTACGAAGCGAACCGTCGTGTTGGTACTTCGGCGACCAAGTCGCGTGGGCAGGTGGCAGGCAGCACTAAGAAGATGTATCGCCAAAAAGGTACGGGTCGTGCTCGGGCCGGTGCCAAGCGGACGCCGGTTCGTCGCGGTGGTGGTGTTACGTTTGGTAAAGTGACTCGCGACTTTAGTTATCGCCTGCCCAAAAAGGCAGTTCGGTTGGCGACGCGGATGGCCTTGTTGAGCAAGTTTCTGGACGGCCAGGCAGTGGTTTTGGATGAGCTGTCGGTTGATGCTCCCAAGACAAAGGTTGTGGCCGGTGTTTTGCGGTCGCTCGGCTTGGATCGGCAGTCCTGTTTGCTGGCTATTGATGAGTACAACGCTGACTTGTGGAAGTCCGGACGAAATATTGCGGATTTGCGAGTCTCGCCGGCTGCGGACCTGAACGCCTATGACGTGTTGCGTCAGCGGCAGTTTTTGGTGACCAAAGCGGCTTTGGATAAATTGCGCGGCGTCTCCGCGGAGTAAGTGTGTTCTCGCCACGAGATGCTGGCGTATTTGAAAAGGTGTGTGGCAATGGCTACGGTGGAAAAAAAATCGGGGCTGACATTGGAGCCGTATCAGGTCGTTTATCGTCCGTTGATCACGGAAAAAGGTACGCACATTTCAACGCGGTACAATGCGTACCCGTTTGAAGTGAATCCGCTGTGCACAAAGACTGAAATCAAAGAAGCGGTTGAAAAGCTGTGGGAGGTTCGCGTTGTTGCTGTGCGGACTCAGAACCGCATCGGCAAGCCGCGGCGGACTAAGAATCAGGTCGGGCGGACAAGTGGTTGGAAGAAGGCGATCGTGCAATTGCACGATGAAGATCGGATCGCGTTCTTTTAGGCCGCTACTGCAGTCTTGTTAGAGTCAGAGCCGGTTTGGTCCGGTGGCGGAATTCTCGATTGTTCGAGCAAATAACAGAAAAAGACAGTCATGGGTATCAAATTTTATAAGCCAACGACGGCCGGCCGTCGGGATGCCTCCGTAAGCGACTTCGCGGAGATCACCGACCGTAAGAAAAAGCCGGAAAAGTCGTTGCTGACACGGTATAAGAAAAAAGGTGGCCGCAACAACCAGGGCAAAATTACTGCCCGTCATCGTGGCGGCGGCCACAAGCGGATGTATCGGGTAATAGATTTCAAGCGTTTGCGGGACGGGATTCCGGCGCGTGTGAAGTCCATCGAGTATGATCCGAATCGTTCTGCACGGATTGCCTTGTTGCACTATGTCGACGGGGTGAAATCATACATTTTGGCTCCCGAGGGGCTCAATGCGGGTGCGGTTGTTGAGAGCGGTCCGAATGCGGAGCCAACCTTGGGCAACTGTTTGCCGTTGTCGGCGATTCCTACAGGGGCCACGATTCACAACATCGAACTGCAACCGGGACGTGGTGGCCAATTGTGTCGCAGTGCCGGGACCGCAGCGGTGATGAATGCCCGCGAAGGCGATTGGGCACAAATCACCTTACCTTCTGGTGAGGTGCGACGTGTCCCGAGTAGTTGCCGAGCCACGATCGGGCCGATTGGAAACAGCGAACACAGTAAAATTGTGCTCGGTAAAGCCGGGCGGAAGCGTTGGATGGGTTGGCGGCCTCGCGTGCGGGGAACAGCTATGAATCCGGTCGCTCACCCGATGGGTGGTGGTGAAGGTCGCAACTCGGGCGGTCGGCATCCTTGTAGTCCTACGGGCAAGTTGGCCAAGGGTGGCCGCACGCGGAAGCGAAGGAAGTCGTCATCGGCAGCCATTGTCAGGCGGCGTAAGTCGCGGCGTTATGGCCAGTTGAAGCTCTGATAGTTGGTCAGGTGTTGTTTGGGTTGATGTGGCGTTTAAGAAATTGTCGGCTGACGCGGACGCATCTAAGTTTGATTTAAGTCAAAAAACAGAAGGACAGCGGGATGGGTCGCTCTCTGAAAAAAGGGCCTTACGTTGATGCCAAATTGCTCAAGAAGATTGAGCGATTGGATGATGCCGGACGCAAAGAGCCGATTCGCACCTGGTGCCGTCGTTCGACGATTTCACCGGATTTTATCGGCCATACCTTCCTGGTGCACAATGGGCGGGCACATATCAATGTGTACGTCACGGAAGAAATGGTGGGGCACAAACTCGGGGAGTTCGCACCAACGCGGACGTTCCGCGGGCATGGCGGTAAGGCTAAAAGATAACCTCCCGCGATTGCGGCATTGGTCTACGAGATTGGTTGACGGACAGGTTGAGGAAGATAGCTATGGAATACAAATCGACGCATCGTTTCGCGCGGATTTCAGCGACAAA
Coding sequences within it:
- the rplD gene encoding 50S ribosomal protein L4, coding for MISLPIRDKSGQEVGTYEFDPADLAPGVNRQLLHDVVVMYEANRRVGTSATKSRGQVAGSTKKMYRQKGTGRARAGAKRTPVRRGGGVTFGKVTRDFSYRLPKKAVRLATRMALLSKFLDGQAVVLDELSVDAPKTKVVAGVLRSLGLDRQSCLLAIDEYNADLWKSGRNIADLRVSPAADLNAYDVLRQRQFLVTKAALDKLRGVSAE
- the fusA gene encoding elongation factor G, translated to MSRLIEHLRNIGIIAHIDAGKTTTTERILYYTGSSHRMGSVDDGTTETDFNPEEQERGITIFSAAVTCTWRDTTINIIDTPGHVDFTAEVERSLRVLDGGVVIFSAREGVEAQSETVWRQADKYRVPRICFINKMDRIGADFQRTFQQIKNRLNANPIAIQLPMGAGSPPDPQAFSGIIDLIEQKAIYFDAESRGENFRTEEIPAEYQEAAKSARSQLLEAIAELDEQVLESYLETEDIPVEDIHRLLRQGTISGQLQPVMCGSSLDYIGVQPLLDAVSLYLPSPLDRPPVQGENMTPKKKGEIEVRKPSPTEPFCGLVFKIQSDQHGDLCFVRVYSGVLKSRSRVLNPRTGKKELVSQLWHIQASSREKVDEVSAGDIVGVVGLKETVVTGDTLCAQQHPMLLESIVFPETVISTAVEPESSADRKKLAQTLAILARQDPTFTAVTNEETGQTIISGMGELHLEVIQHSLERDFHLKIRTHKPRVSYRETIRKSITVTGEFNRQVAGVPQFAQVQLRVEPFQGESSLTFEDELKPNEFPSQLANLARQAVKDEASGGGVLGYRLADVKLTLLGIKYSDSDDVESVVLAAAIDAVRAALTDTNVLLLEPIMKLEVVTPDEFLGNITADLHSRRATILNSEQREHLRVVNAEAPLAAMFGYSTQIRSLSTGRASYSMEPLRYGEAPPEILKEMLG
- the rplC gene encoding 50S ribosomal protein L3, translated to MSVGLLGRKIGMTQVYNEAGDITPVTVIQAGPCVVLQVRTLERDGYEAVQVGFGDKPRRLARQSERGHVAAIKSKRSKARAAAGVELPAKADCEPKRFVREFRTDGESCDCEVGQELTVDLFADVSNVDVIATSKGRGTAGVMKRHNFAGQRASHGVKRVHRHGGSIGQSADPARVIKGTKMAGRYGNARITVRNLELTRVDGENGLLLVAGSVPGPKGGYVVIRKTNKLG
- the rpsG gene encoding 30S ribosomal protein S7, whose protein sequence is MATRFTASRTQLRPDPRCGSILASKFINCLMCDGKKSVAQGLFYGALDIIKERAPEQEPIEVFNAAVENVKPSVEVRSKRVGGATYQVPTPVSPKRQQTLAIRWILEVTRGKRGRPMANRLADELLAAYRREGAAMTKRENVHRMAEANKAFAHFGYSRR
- the rplB gene encoding 50S ribosomal protein L2; this encodes MGIKFYKPTTAGRRDASVSDFAEITDRKKKPEKSLLTRYKKKGGRNNQGKITARHRGGGHKRMYRVIDFKRLRDGIPARVKSIEYDPNRSARIALLHYVDGVKSYILAPEGLNAGAVVESGPNAEPTLGNCLPLSAIPTGATIHNIELQPGRGGQLCRSAGTAAVMNAREGDWAQITLPSGEVRRVPSSCRATIGPIGNSEHSKIVLGKAGRKRWMGWRPRVRGTAMNPVAHPMGGGEGRNSGGRHPCSPTGKLAKGGRTRKRRKSSSAAIVRRRKSRRYGQLKL
- the rpsS gene encoding 30S ribosomal protein S19; this translates as MGRSLKKGPYVDAKLLKKIERLDDAGRKEPIRTWCRRSTISPDFIGHTFLVHNGRAHINVYVTEEMVGHKLGEFAPTRTFRGHGGKAKR
- the rplW gene encoding 50S ribosomal protein L23: MATVEKKSGLTLEPYQVVYRPLITEKGTHISTRYNAYPFEVNPLCTKTEIKEAVEKLWEVRVVAVRTQNRIGKPRRTKNQVGRTSGWKKAIVQLHDEDRIAFF
- the rpsL gene encoding 30S ribosomal protein S12 codes for the protein MPTINQLIRKPRKKQVQKSKTPLLETCPQKKGVCLQVKTITPKKPNSALRKVARVRLSNGKEVTAYIPGEGHNLQEHSIVLVRGGRVRDLPGVRYKVIRGVLDTLGVSDRRQARSRYGNKRPK
- the rpsJ gene encoding 30S ribosomal protein S10, whose protein sequence is MAGKKQEKIRIRMEAYDHSVLDQSASEIVNTAKRTGADVHGPIPLPTRIERYTVLRSPHVNKKSREQFEIRTHKRLVDIVQPTGKTIDALNKLSLPAGVDIKIKAAAAGR